A genomic region of Nostoc sp. UHCC 0702 contains the following coding sequences:
- a CDS encoding GNAT family N-acetyltransferase — translation MLKNSSAQIQKIANILTESFLDDPSFSFIFGNNSHQSNALNALFETFVTDGIKRGKIMIAPDEQGACIWYPPEVEIFDEQFQENLGKMIGNISEIADKESSKRFEKVIERISENEPKQTRCEVFFIGLKPSARGQGIGKTLLKPVLDYADKNQVGCYLVSSNQRNISFYERHGFKKSCLIEISNTYSMTRMWRDCVN, via the coding sequence ATGTTGAAAAATTCTTCTGCACAAATTCAAAAAATTGCCAATATTTTGACCGAATCTTTTCTTGATGATCCTAGTTTTTCTTTTATTTTCGGCAATAATTCCCATCAATCCAATGCTTTAAATGCTTTGTTTGAGACGTTCGTCACTGACGGAATAAAGCGAGGTAAAATCATGATTGCACCAGATGAACAAGGTGCTTGTATTTGGTATCCTCCCGAAGTAGAAATTTTTGATGAGCAATTTCAAGAAAACTTGGGCAAAATGATTGGCAATATCTCAGAAATAGCTGATAAAGAATCAAGTAAACGCTTTGAAAAGGTAATAGAAAGAATCAGTGAAAATGAACCTAAACAGACGCGTTGCGAAGTATTTTTTATTGGTTTGAAGCCATCCGCACGTGGACAGGGAATAGGTAAAACTTTATTAAAACCTGTTCTCGATTACGCCGATAAAAATCAAGTTGGTTGTTATCTTGTTTCTTCTAATCAACGTAATATTTCATTTTACGAACGACATGGCTTTAAAAAATCTTGTCTAATTGAAATTAGTAATACCTATTCGATGACTAGAATGTGGCGCGATTGTGTTAATTAG
- a CDS encoding phenylacetate--CoA ligase family protein, with amino-acid sequence MNWKSQSQRAIKAFEDFVSTPLETILQRHLNTSSQSAVLALFSDVAANVPAYKAFLAEQEIDPNAIQTFEDFQKLPAIAKENYISRYPLSDLCRYGQLQACDMIAASSGSTGKPTFWPRFFTDELQIATRFEQIFHDSFYADTRRTLAVICFTLGTWVGGMFTTNCCRYLASKGYPITVITPGNNKDEILRVVQELGSTFEQVVLLGYPPFLKDVIDTGIGRGIEWQQYHLKLVMAGEVISEEWRSLVGERIGSTNSCYDSVSLYGTADAGVLGNETPLSICIRRFLAEHPDAARALFGESRLPTLVQYDPMGRFFEVENGSLLFSGDNGIPLVRYNILDTGGIINYDAMLQFLGEWGFNPVEKLHSDTQHSPRGIHSLPFVYVFGRSNFTVSYFGANIYPENVTVGLEQPIIQEWVTGKFVLQVREDADKNKSLSVVVELAPGVEASEDKQQTITASILSQLLRLNSEFANYVPPEYQTPQVTLTPTGDAEYFTAGVKHRYTRK; translated from the coding sequence ATGAACTGGAAATCACAAAGCCAACGGGCAATTAAGGCATTTGAAGATTTTGTATCTACCCCCCTAGAAACAATACTACAACGGCATCTCAACACTTCCAGCCAATCAGCAGTCTTAGCTTTATTTTCTGATGTGGCTGCAAATGTACCTGCTTACAAGGCTTTTTTAGCAGAACAAGAGATTGATCCTAATGCTATCCAAACCTTTGAGGATTTTCAGAAACTCCCAGCGATCGCTAAAGAAAATTATATATCCCGTTATCCTTTGTCTGACTTGTGCCGCTATGGGCAGTTGCAAGCGTGCGATATGATAGCCGCTTCTTCCGGTTCTACAGGAAAACCAACATTTTGGCCCCGTTTCTTCACAGATGAATTGCAAATCGCTACACGTTTTGAGCAGATTTTTCACGATAGTTTCTACGCAGATACCAGACGCACCTTAGCTGTGATTTGTTTCACTTTAGGCACTTGGGTAGGTGGCATGTTCACCACTAATTGCTGTCGCTATCTTGCTAGCAAAGGTTATCCTATCACTGTAATTACTCCTGGTAACAACAAAGACGAAATTTTACGTGTTGTACAAGAACTTGGTTCAACTTTCGAGCAGGTTGTATTGTTGGGATACCCACCATTCCTTAAAGATGTAATTGATACAGGCATTGGCCGTGGTATAGAGTGGCAACAATATCACCTGAAGTTAGTGATGGCGGGAGAGGTAATTAGCGAAGAATGGCGGAGTTTAGTTGGTGAAAGAATTGGTTCAACAAATTCCTGCTACGATTCTGTATCACTCTACGGCACTGCGGATGCAGGTGTATTAGGCAATGAAACACCCTTAAGTATCTGCATTCGCCGTTTTTTGGCAGAACATCCTGATGCTGCTAGAGCTTTATTTGGAGAATCGCGTTTACCCACATTGGTACAATATGACCCGATGGGTCGCTTTTTTGAAGTTGAGAATGGCTCATTGCTATTTTCTGGTGACAATGGCATTCCCTTGGTGCGTTATAACATTTTAGATACTGGCGGCATCATTAATTATGATGCCATGCTGCAATTTTTGGGAGAATGGGGATTTAACCCAGTTGAAAAACTCCATTCTGACACTCAGCACTCTCCAAGAGGTATTCATTCCCTACCTTTCGTGTATGTTTTCGGACGTTCTAACTTTACAGTTTCCTACTTTGGGGCAAATATCTATCCTGAAAATGTGACTGTAGGATTAGAACAACCAATCATTCAAGAATGGGTGACGGGTAAATTCGTGTTGCAGGTAAGGGAAGATGCTGATAAAAATAAATCTTTATCTGTGGTTGTGGAATTAGCACCAGGTGTAGAAGCTAGCGAAGATAAGCAACAAACCATCACAGCTTCAATTCTCTCGCAACTGTTACGCCTCAACAGTGAGTTTGCTAACTATGTACCTCCAGAATACCAAACGCCACAGGTTACATTAACCCCAACTGGCGATGCAGAATATTTCACTGCTGGAGTGAAGCATCGTTATACACGCAAATAG
- a CDS encoding protein kinase produces the protein MTKLYCSKGHENSPGSRFCLQCGEKLSGAPVSYGIQPGLTLGDRYVIVRQLGQGGFGRTYLAEDINRFRESCVLKEFSPQVQTAYVVQKAAELFEREASVLYKLQHPQIPRFRELLRINLEGKEYLFLVQDYVEGETYNSLLNNRQQQGLRFTEAEIRQLLQQLLPVLEYIHSQNVIHRDISPDNLILRTVDQLPVLIDFGGVKQVVATVASQYYQPGVVASPPAATLLGKVGFAPPEQMQTGMVSPHSDLYALAATALVLLTGKQPQELIDTYTLTWQWRREITLSPLLGQVLDKMLSSRPGDRYQSARQVLEALNPAPVSYPQTQPPQSPTPIPDRTSATVAVSPSSPSSPSSPSSPPPPSYPPPPIQPTSWWTPTKAFVVALALVSTAGLVWWGVNSGERNVGDNPTPTSSPTPTNNQPIDPLAQYSAEERQRKQRLSDRRQQLGIDETFYVNLVNQFFWEKNPSLQGRSLSDGSEDESLRAEWDKTAASLLEKLSSLSGRARRQLGTYTTAERDRWKVEVNQINVGSRSLFDLGDAAFFNVFPEQQGKKFINQPIGQVWYGFVYDKFNAILSKSAFQKIVFDPGATSKTVSGTLQPGDGKVFIAELAKEQSMELKLQANSQILFSVYSPSGKIQFLEDSKQRSLSTKLPENGFYEFVVVSTASKPLDYQLSITVENPTPPPSPTPETTPTSTPTETTTPEPTPISTPTETTTPEPTPTQAEGETNVR, from the coding sequence ATGACTAAATTATATTGTTCTAAAGGTCACGAAAATTCCCCAGGTAGCCGTTTTTGTCTCCAGTGTGGTGAAAAGTTGTCGGGTGCGCCTGTAAGTTATGGTATCCAACCAGGGCTAACTTTGGGCGATCGCTATGTAATTGTGCGTCAACTCGGCCAGGGAGGTTTTGGACGTACTTATTTAGCAGAAGATATCAACCGCTTCCGCGAATCTTGTGTTTTAAAGGAATTTTCCCCCCAAGTTCAAACCGCCTACGTTGTTCAAAAAGCCGCAGAACTCTTTGAGAGAGAAGCAAGTGTTCTCTATAAACTACAACATCCCCAAATTCCCCGCTTCCGGGAACTGTTACGCATCAATTTAGAGGGCAAAGAATACCTGTTTTTGGTGCAAGATTATGTGGAAGGGGAAACTTATAATTCTTTATTAAATAACCGTCAACAGCAGGGTTTAAGGTTTACAGAGGCAGAAATTCGCCAGCTATTACAGCAACTTTTGCCAGTTTTAGAATATATCCATTCACAAAATGTAATTCATCGGGATATCTCGCCAGATAACTTAATTTTACGCACCGTTGATCAATTACCAGTGTTAATTGATTTTGGCGGTGTTAAACAAGTAGTGGCAACTGTCGCTTCCCAATATTATCAACCTGGTGTAGTGGCATCTCCCCCAGCAGCAACCTTACTAGGTAAAGTGGGATTTGCTCCCCCAGAACAAATGCAAACTGGGATGGTATCTCCCCACAGTGACTTGTATGCTTTGGCAGCAACAGCCCTAGTTTTACTAACAGGCAAACAGCCGCAAGAATTAATTGATACCTATACCCTAACTTGGCAATGGCGACGAGAAATTACCTTGAGTCCGCTTTTAGGACAGGTATTAGATAAAATGCTATCCTCTAGACCAGGCGATCGCTATCAGTCAGCTCGTCAAGTCCTAGAAGCACTCAACCCAGCACCAGTTAGCTATCCGCAAACTCAACCCCCTCAGTCCCCTACCCCCATCCCAGATCGCACATCTGCCACCGTCGCCGTCTCTCCCTCATCCCCCTCATCTCCCTCATCTCCCTCATCCCCCCCACCCCCGTCATATCCCCCTCCTCCAATCCAGCCCACAAGCTGGTGGACACCAACAAAAGCTTTTGTAGTAGCACTGGCGCTGGTTAGTACAGCGGGATTAGTTTGGTGGGGAGTAAATAGTGGGGAACGAAATGTGGGAGACAACCCAACACCAACATCTAGCCCCACCCCAACCAATAATCAGCCAATCGATCCTTTGGCGCAATATTCAGCAGAAGAACGGCAGCGTAAACAAAGATTAAGCGATCGCCGTCAACAGTTGGGTATTGATGAGACATTCTACGTTAACTTGGTAAATCAATTCTTCTGGGAGAAAAATCCCAGTTTGCAGGGACGCAGTCTCAGTGATGGTTCCGAAGATGAAAGTTTACGGGCAGAATGGGATAAAACAGCTGCATCATTACTTGAAAAGCTGTCGTCACTGAGTGGTAGGGCGCGTCGCCAACTCGGTACTTATACTACAGCCGAACGCGATCGCTGGAAAGTCGAAGTCAACCAAATCAACGTTGGTAGTCGTTCTTTGTTTGATTTAGGTGATGCTGCCTTCTTCAATGTATTTCCTGAACAGCAGGGTAAAAAATTTATCAATCAACCCATTGGACAAGTTTGGTATGGCTTTGTTTACGATAAATTCAACGCCATCCTTTCTAAGAGTGCTTTCCAGAAAATTGTCTTTGATCCTGGGGCTACAAGCAAAACAGTTAGTGGAACTCTCCAGCCTGGCGATGGTAAAGTTTTCATCGCTGAACTTGCCAAAGAACAATCTATGGAATTGAAGCTACAAGCAAATTCCCAAATTTTGTTCTCAGTCTATTCCCCTTCTGGCAAAATCCAGTTTTTGGAAGATTCCAAGCAGCGTAGTTTGTCAACTAAATTACCAGAAAACGGATTTTATGAATTTGTCGTAGTTTCCACAGCATCAAAACCACTAGATTATCAACTAAGTATCACAGTAGAAAATCCCACTCCTCCCCCATCACCAACACCTGAAACTACACCTACATCGACACCTACAGAAACTACTACACCTGAACCTACACCTATATCGACACCTACAGAAACTACTACACCTGAACCTACACCAACGCAAGCTGAAGGGGAGACCAATGTCCGGTAA
- a CDS encoding LD-carboxypeptidase translates to MNIQRRQFLATCGLATLATQIPILTAIGKQSPNTIIKPPHLQVGDTVGLIAPAGIVEPKQIEVVKQYLTELGLKAKLGAHILDRYGYLAGKDADRALDINTMFSDRSVKAIITMRGGWGCNRILPLLDYPLIRSHPKILMGYSDITSLLLAINARSRMITFHGPVAISTWSPFVLDYLKRILFNREAVTMKNINTGEVRVEAIAPGKAKGKLVGGNLSVLSAMVGSPYLPSWYQTILFVEDTNEDVYRVDRMLTQLKNTGILNQIAGFIFGQCTDCSLGDEPSFTLMQVLQDHILPLGIPAWYGSMIGHLKDKFILPIGLEVEIDAEAGTIKLLEAAVS, encoded by the coding sequence ATGAATATCCAGCGCCGCCAATTTCTCGCAACCTGTGGACTAGCTACTTTAGCCACTCAGATTCCAATACTGACTGCTATTGGAAAACAATCTCCAAACACAATCATAAAACCGCCCCATTTGCAAGTGGGTGATACTGTAGGATTAATTGCTCCTGCGGGTATTGTTGAACCTAAACAGATTGAAGTAGTTAAGCAATATTTGACAGAGTTAGGATTAAAAGCCAAGCTTGGGGCGCACATTTTAGACCGTTATGGCTATTTAGCGGGTAAAGATGCCGATCGCGCTCTTGATATCAATACCATGTTTAGCGATCGCTCTGTGAAAGCGATTATCACCATGCGTGGTGGTTGGGGCTGTAATCGAATTTTACCGCTACTCGACTATCCCCTGATTCGCTCCCATCCTAAAATCTTGATGGGATATAGCGATATTACTTCTTTATTGTTAGCAATCAATGCCCGCAGTCGCATGATAACTTTTCACGGCCCCGTCGCCATATCTACTTGGAGTCCATTTGTGTTGGATTACCTCAAGCGCATCTTATTTAATAGAGAAGCTGTGACAATGAAAAATATTAACACTGGCGAAGTGCGAGTAGAAGCGATCGCACCGGGAAAAGCCAAAGGTAAACTTGTGGGTGGTAACTTGTCGGTACTATCAGCAATGGTAGGTTCACCTTACTTACCTTCCTGGTACCAAACTATTTTATTTGTAGAAGATACCAATGAAGATGTTTATCGAGTAGACCGGATGCTGACTCAGTTAAAAAACACTGGCATACTTAACCAAATTGCTGGCTTTATTTTTGGGCAATGTACTGATTGTAGTCTTGGAGATGAACCATCATTTACCTTAATGCAAGTATTGCAAGACCACATCCTCCCTTTGGGTATTCCCGCCTGGTACGGTTCTATGATAGGTCATCTCAAAGATAAATTTATCTTGCCAATTGGTCTAGAAGTGGAAATAGATGCCGAAGCTGGGACAATCAAGTTGTTAGAAGCCGCTGTTAGTTGA
- a CDS encoding TauD/TfdA family dioxygenase: MTEITQDKPIQHHPRLGVEVLQGCNLSNLTDLQSREFKQSLWEHGVVVVRQQQLTAKQLEEFARQTFGNLMFGNPSKKLDPDISPDLQSPYVYMLGNPKGLTQEPVDKYAWQWHHDKDGIPRTEGLDMNALYVVMLYGVQLPAEGLDGQPHTTEFIDMVEAYNNLDPQHQQELEPISLYHMPPMFSQAKNATAEIPMKVHPIVSTHKVTGQKGLYLGSNSAIPVGMEDRPEEAKHFWENLFQTVLDCTPIYSHVWQPGDIVFWDNSQVMHRGTPYDASLHQRIALRLGVVDNT, translated from the coding sequence ATGACTGAAATCACTCAGGACAAACCAATCCAGCACCACCCAAGACTCGGAGTTGAAGTATTGCAAGGTTGTAATCTGAGCAATCTTACAGATTTACAATCGCGTGAATTCAAACAATCACTTTGGGAACACGGCGTTGTCGTAGTCAGACAGCAACAGCTGACCGCAAAGCAGTTGGAAGAATTTGCTAGGCAGACTTTCGGCAATTTGATGTTTGGCAACCCCTCTAAAAAATTAGATCCTGATATCAGTCCAGATTTACAAAGCCCATATGTGTATATGCTGGGCAACCCCAAGGGGCTGACTCAGGAACCAGTAGATAAATATGCATGGCAATGGCATCATGATAAAGACGGCATCCCGCGTACAGAAGGACTTGATATGAACGCCCTGTACGTTGTGATGCTTTATGGAGTCCAACTGCCTGCGGAAGGTTTAGATGGGCAACCCCATACAACTGAGTTCATCGACATGGTTGAAGCATACAACAACCTAGATCCTCAACATCAACAGGAACTAGAGCCGATATCGTTGTATCATATGCCACCAATGTTTTCTCAAGCGAAAAATGCAACGGCTGAAATCCCCATGAAAGTGCATCCAATTGTGTCTACGCACAAAGTCACCGGTCAAAAGGGATTATATTTAGGCTCAAATTCAGCAATTCCTGTGGGTATGGAGGATAGACCAGAGGAAGCAAAACATTTCTGGGAGAATTTATTTCAGACTGTTCTAGACTGCACGCCAATCTACTCTCACGTTTGGCAGCCAGGAGATATTGTCTTTTGGGACAATTCACAGGTAATGCACAGAGGTACTCCCTATGATGCTTCGTTGCATCAGCGTATTGCACTGCGATTAGGAGTCGTGGACAATACATAA
- a CDS encoding phosphoglycerate kinase, whose amino-acid sequence MSKKTVASLSAADISGKRALVRVDFNVPVDDQGNITDDTRIRAALPTIQDLTQKGAKVILASHFGRPKGVDEKLRLTPVAKRLSELLGQEVIKTDDSIGDEVAAKVAALQNGQVLLLENVRFYKEEEKNDPEFAQKLAANADFYVNDAFGTAHRAHASTEGVTKFLSPSVAGYLVEKELQYLQSAIENPQRPLAAIIGGSKVSSKIGVIETLLEKCDKLIIGGGMIFTFYKARGLSVGKSLVEEDKLELAKSLEAKAKERGVSLLLPTDVVVADNFAPDANSQTVSIENIPDGWMGLDIGPDSVKVFQEALADTKTVIWNGPMGVFEFDKFAVGTEAIAHTLAEIGKTGTTTIIGGGDSVAAVEKVGLADQMSHISTGGGASLELLEGKVLPGIAALDEA is encoded by the coding sequence GTGTCTAAAAAAACTGTGGCAAGTTTATCTGCTGCCGATATATCTGGTAAACGCGCTTTGGTGCGGGTTGACTTTAATGTGCCTGTGGATGACCAAGGCAACATCACAGACGATACTCGCATACGCGCTGCCCTGCCAACCATCCAAGATTTGACGCAAAAGGGAGCTAAGGTAATTCTAGCAAGCCATTTTGGTCGTCCCAAGGGTGTGGATGAAAAATTGCGCCTGACTCCCGTTGCTAAGCGCCTCTCTGAGTTGTTGGGGCAAGAAGTCATTAAAACTGATGACTCTATTGGCGATGAAGTCGCTGCTAAAGTGGCGGCGTTGCAAAATGGCCAAGTTCTTTTACTAGAAAATGTCCGTTTTTACAAAGAAGAAGAGAAAAATGACCCAGAATTTGCCCAAAAATTAGCAGCTAATGCCGATTTTTACGTAAATGACGCTTTTGGTACTGCACACCGCGCCCACGCTTCTACTGAAGGTGTAACTAAATTCCTCAGTCCTTCTGTGGCTGGCTATTTGGTTGAGAAGGAATTGCAATATCTGCAAAGTGCCATTGAAAATCCCCAACGTCCTTTGGCGGCAATTATTGGCGGTTCTAAAGTCTCCAGTAAAATTGGCGTGATTGAAACGCTGTTGGAGAAGTGCGACAAACTGATCATCGGCGGTGGGATGATTTTCACCTTCTACAAAGCCCGTGGTTTGAGTGTTGGTAAGTCTTTGGTGGAAGAAGACAAGCTAGAACTAGCGAAGTCTTTGGAAGCAAAAGCAAAAGAACGTGGTGTTAGCTTACTACTACCCACAGATGTGGTGGTGGCAGATAACTTTGCCCCCGATGCCAATTCTCAAACTGTTAGCATTGAGAACATCCCAGATGGTTGGATGGGTTTGGATATTGGCCCTGACTCTGTAAAAGTCTTCCAAGAAGCCCTTGCAGATACCAAGACAGTGATTTGGAACGGGCCGATGGGTGTGTTTGAATTTGATAAATTTGCTGTAGGCACAGAAGCGATCGCTCATACTCTGGCCGAAATCGGCAAAACTGGTACAACCACAATCATCGGTGGCGGCGACTCTGTGGCGGCTGTGGAAAAAGTCGGTTTGGCTGATCAAATGAGCCATATCTCCACTGGTGGTGGTGCTAGCTTAGAATTACTCGAAGGCAAAGTACTACCTGGTATCGCGGCTTTAGATGAAGCGTAA
- a CDS encoding serine/threonine protein kinase has protein sequence MQVYCSKQHSNNDSNRFCTHCGEPLPLAVGQVVNHRYRIIRQLGQGGFGRTYLAEDGNQSHQTCVLKEFAPQVQQKQDLQKAKELFEREASVLKKLQHPQIPRFHASLQVQIGSKDFFLLAQDYIDGDNYSQLLEKRQSQGKTFTEEEVITLLQKILPVLSYIHSQDVVHRDISPDNLILRSSDQLPVLIDFGGVKQLPASQGFWFTKLAVNHTLLGKKGYAPEEQLRQGKVFFSSDFYSLAVTALVLLTGKEPQKLYDSYQGIWYWGKEINTSITLENVLKKMLCYKPSDRYQTAEQILKDLPTPTNTQAPSTHATKLKTMVVAPGRKRTNTVISKIHSQTQLIAQSIPLPIWIRPFAVSLGATALVVLVGAGTWAAVNAVISSVSSIKVPSFSLPEIPQIPNPLAKPASDKNREDNTQILSRRQQLEIPQGFFTQLVDNSFYTKNPGLQGRSLTSKPEDAALRDEWSSIASDLLNKLEQANLSTAARQKLGSYSQKDYDNWRRQAQAGQLGNYTIKQLNKDTYQKFDQLFPGQPRGKLNQQTFGQIWYAIAADQVSKVKSGT, from the coding sequence ATGCAGGTTTATTGCAGTAAACAACACTCGAATAATGACAGTAATCGTTTTTGTACCCACTGTGGTGAACCATTGCCTCTTGCTGTGGGACAGGTTGTTAATCATCGTTATCGAATTATACGCCAACTAGGACAAGGCGGCTTTGGACGCACTTATCTGGCGGAGGATGGAAATCAATCCCATCAAACTTGTGTGCTGAAGGAGTTTGCACCCCAAGTACAACAAAAACAAGATTTACAAAAAGCTAAGGAGTTATTTGAGCGAGAAGCAAGTGTCCTCAAAAAACTCCAACATCCGCAAATTCCACGTTTTCACGCTTCGCTGCAAGTGCAAATAGGCAGTAAAGATTTTTTCTTGTTAGCTCAAGATTATATAGATGGTGATAATTATTCGCAGTTATTAGAAAAGCGCCAAAGTCAGGGTAAGACTTTTACCGAAGAAGAAGTTATAACTTTGTTGCAAAAGATTTTACCAGTGTTGTCTTACATCCACTCACAGGATGTAGTTCACCGCGATATCTCTCCGGATAATTTGATTTTGCGAAGTTCCGATCAACTGCCGGTGCTAATTGATTTTGGTGGTGTTAAGCAATTACCCGCCTCTCAAGGTTTTTGGTTCACTAAGTTGGCTGTGAATCACACTCTTTTGGGTAAAAAAGGCTATGCACCAGAAGAACAACTACGACAAGGAAAAGTATTTTTTAGTAGCGATTTCTACTCTTTAGCTGTGACTGCATTGGTATTACTCACAGGCAAAGAACCACAAAAATTGTACGACAGCTATCAAGGAATTTGGTATTGGGGAAAGGAAATCAATACCAGTATTACCCTAGAAAATGTGTTAAAAAAGATGCTTTGTTATAAACCAAGCGATCGCTACCAAACAGCCGAGCAAATCCTCAAAGATTTACCAACGCCAACTAACACTCAAGCACCAAGTACTCATGCTACCAAGCTGAAAACAATGGTAGTTGCCCCTGGACGAAAACGCACTAATACTGTTATCAGTAAAATCCACAGTCAAACCCAATTAATAGCTCAATCTATACCTTTGCCGATTTGGATTCGCCCTTTTGCTGTCAGTCTTGGGGCAACCGCTTTGGTTGTCTTAGTTGGCGCAGGAACATGGGCAGCAGTGAATGCAGTCATTAGTAGCGTATCATCAATCAAAGTACCATCATTTTCGCTCCCTGAAATTCCCCAGATACCAAATCCTCTTGCTAAACCAGCAAGTGACAAAAATCGTGAAGACAACACGCAAATTTTAAGTCGTCGCCAACAATTAGAAATTCCTCAAGGATTTTTTACGCAGTTAGTTGACAATTCATTTTATACTAAAAATCCAGGATTACAGGGGCGTAGCCTCACATCAAAGCCTGAAGATGCTGCTTTACGAGATGAATGGTCTAGTATCGCTAGCGACTTGTTGAATAAACTAGAACAAGCTAACCTCAGTACAGCAGCACGTCAAAAACTGGGGAGTTATAGTCAAAAAGATTACGACAATTGGAGACGGCAAGCGCAAGCGGGACAATTGGGGAACTATACAATTAAGCAACTCAACAAAGACACATATCAAAAATTCGATCAGTTGTTTCCTGGTCAGCCGCGTGGGAAACTGAATCAACAGACTTTCGGTCAAATTTGGTATGCGATCGCTGCCGATCAAGTTAGTAAAGTAAAATCTGGCACATAA
- a CDS encoding universal stress protein codes for MFKTVLFPIDQSREAREAADVVANVVQKYGSRLVLLSVVEEPLKETPSADPMVSPEVVAKLLENAQTLFSGQGIQAEVLERQGKPAFTICDVADEIGADLIIMGCRGLGLTEEGATDSVTTRVINLSPCPVLIVP; via the coding sequence ATGTTCAAGACAGTGCTATTTCCTATTGATCAAAGCCGGGAAGCGCGGGAAGCTGCTGATGTAGTTGCCAACGTTGTCCAAAAATACGGTAGCCGCTTGGTGCTGCTATCTGTCGTAGAAGAACCGCTAAAAGAGACACCTAGTGCAGATCCAATGGTGTCACCAGAGGTAGTTGCCAAACTGCTGGAAAATGCCCAAACTTTATTTTCTGGGCAAGGTATTCAAGCTGAAGTCTTGGAAAGGCAGGGTAAACCAGCATTTACGATCTGCGATGTTGCTGATGAAATCGGGGCAGATTTAATTATCATGGGCTGTCGGGGACTAGGTTTAACTGAAGAGGGGGCAACTGATAGTGTTACTACCCGCGTAATTAACCTTTCCCCTTGTCCAGTGCTGATTGTGCCTTAG